In Rattus norvegicus strain BN/NHsdMcwi chromosome 3, GRCr8, whole genome shotgun sequence, a genomic segment contains:
- the Dbh gene encoding dopamine beta-hydroxylase isoform X1 — protein sequence MQPHLSHQPCWSLPSPSVREAASMYGTAVAIFLVILVAALQGSEPPESPFPYHIPLDPEGTLELSWNVSYDQEIIHFQLQVQGPRAGVLFGMSDRGEMENADLVMLWTDGDRTYFADAWSDQKGQIHLDTHQDYQLLQAQRVSNSLSLLFKRPFVTCDPKDYVIEDDTVHLVYGILEEPFQSLEAINTSGLHTGLQQVQLLKPEVSTPAMPADVQTMDIRAPDVLIPSTETTYWCYITELPLHFPRHHIIMYEAIVTEGNEALVHHMEVFQCTNESEAFPMFNGPCDSKMKPDRLNYCRHVLAAWALGAKVIVSPSWREVEARIKA from the exons ATGCAGCCTCACCTCAGCCACCAGCCTTGCTGGAGCCTCCCCAGCCCCAGCGTCCGTGAGGCGGCTTCCATGTATGGCACTGCTGTGGCCATCTTCCTGGTCATCCTGGTGGCTGCACTGCAGGGCTCGGAGCCTCCGGAGAGCCCCTTCCCTTACCACATCCCCCTGGACCCTGAAGGGACTTTAGAGCTCTCGTGGAACGTCAGCTATGACCAGGAGATCATCCACTTCCAGCTCCAGGTGCAAGGGCCGAGGGCTGGGGTCCTGTTCGGAATGTCGGATCGAGGTGAGATGGAGAACGCAGACCTCGTCATGCTCTGGACTGACGGGGACAGGACCTACTTTGCG GACGCCTGGAGTGACCAGAAAGGGCAGATCCATCTGGATACCCATCAGGACTACCAGCTGCTCCAGGCACAGAGGGTGTCAAACAGCCTATCCCTGCTCTTCAAGAGGCCCTTTGTCACCTGCGACCCCAAGGATTATGTCATTGAG GATGACACTGTCCATCTAGTGTATGGGATCCTGGAGGAGCCATTCCAGTCCCTGGAGGCCATCAACACCTCAGGCCTACATACGGGACTACAGCAGGTGCAGCTTCTGAAGCCTGAGGTCTCCACTCCAGCCATGCCTGCGGATGTACAAACCATGGATATCCGGGCTCCTGACGTCCTCATCCCCAGCACTGAGACCACATACTGGTGCTATATCACTGAGCTACCCCTACACTTCCCCCGACACCACATCATCATG TATGAGGCCATTGTCACGGAGGGCAATGAGGCCCTGGTGCACCACATGGAGGTCTTCCAATGTACAAATGAGTCTGAGGCCTTCCCCATGTTCAACGGACCCTGCGACTCCAAGATGAAACCTGACAGACTCAACTACTGTCGCCACGTGCTGGCGGCATGGGCCCTGGGCGCCAAG GTCATAGTTAGTCCTTCATGGAGGGAAGTCGAGGCAAGAATCAAGGCTTGA